A single genomic interval of Flavobacteriales bacterium harbors:
- a CDS encoding DMT family transporter: MPTAHRNALVLLHVTVFVWGFTGILGKLIQQPTLHLVYTRTVIGALGLAVVALATRRSLSPRTPGLANYLLVGLIILGHWITFYGAIKLSTASIAAACLSTSTVFTALMEPFWFKRRIRVSEVVLGIVVVAALLLIFGLEVQHRLGIAVATLSALLSAWFNVVNGVLIQRDNALRIGFYEMVSVVAALALYGLVTGDLAPPLWQLPVSDIIYQLLLGLVCTTFAFVAGIAVMRQLSPFTVMLTVNLEPVYTIIFALLIWGAEEKLTVGSYLGVALILGCLFINGWLQRGKRASEVTEPDPLAQV; this comes from the coding sequence ATGCCCACCGCCCACCGCAATGCGCTCGTGCTGCTGCACGTCACCGTGTTCGTGTGGGGCTTCACCGGCATCCTGGGCAAGCTGATCCAGCAGCCCACCCTGCACCTGGTGTACACGCGCACGGTGATCGGCGCGTTGGGACTTGCCGTGGTGGCGCTGGCCACGCGCCGGAGCCTTTCGCCGCGCACCCCGGGCCTGGCGAACTACCTGCTGGTGGGGCTCATCATCCTGGGGCATTGGATCACCTTCTACGGCGCCATCAAGCTCAGCACCGCCAGCATCGCCGCCGCGTGCCTCAGCACCAGCACGGTGTTCACCGCGCTCATGGAACCCTTCTGGTTCAAGCGCCGCATCCGCGTGAGCGAGGTGGTGCTCGGCATCGTGGTGGTAGCCGCCCTGCTGCTCATCTTCGGGCTGGAGGTGCAGCACCGGCTGGGCATCGCCGTGGCCACCCTCAGCGCCCTGCTCAGCGCCTGGTTCAACGTGGTGAACGGCGTGCTCATCCAACGCGACAACGCCCTGCGCATCGGCTTCTACGAGATGGTGAGCGTGGTGGCGGCCCTGGCCCTCTACGGCCTTGTCACGGGTGATCTGGCGCCACCGCTCTGGCAGTTGCCGGTCAGCGACATCATCTATCAGTTGTTGCTGGGGCTCGTCTGCACCACCTTCGCCTTCGTGGCCGGCATCGCCGTCATGCGCCAGCTCAGCCCCTTCACCGTGATGCTCACCGTGAACCTGGAGCCCGTGTACACCATCATCTTCGCGCTGCTCATCTGGGGCGCGGAGGAGAAGCTCACCGTGGGCTCCTACCTGGGCGTCGCCCTCATCCTCGGCTGCCTCTTCATCAACGGCTGGCTGCAGCGCGGCAAGCGCGCGAGCGAGGTCACCGAACCGGATCCCCTGGCGCAGGTGTGA
- a CDS encoding redoxin domain-containing protein, with amino-acid sequence MRHGWLFTTCVVGLLLAGCGATSRVDLDTLRTMEHRLADGAVVAGRSLFGAGHTLVLTLDPECPLCLMHAPELATLVPDDGLHIVGLYASPSIVPDSARAFAERNGFRFPQVMDPACAIAQALEAVVTPEAFLLAADGSVLYRGAIDDRAQRAGRKKPEATHHHLRDALAAVRRGGRPAVAHVRAVGCFLECMDAQEP; translated from the coding sequence ATGCGCCACGGATGGCTGTTCACCACGTGCGTCGTGGGTCTTCTGTTGGCCGGATGCGGCGCAACATCCCGTGTGGACCTGGACACGCTGCGGACCATGGAGCACCGGCTCGCGGATGGCGCGGTCGTGGCGGGTCGATCGCTTTTCGGAGCGGGCCACACCTTGGTGCTGACCCTGGATCCCGAGTGCCCGCTCTGCCTGATGCACGCGCCCGAGCTGGCCACGCTGGTGCCCGATGATGGGCTGCACATCGTGGGGCTGTATGCGTCGCCGTCCATCGTCCCCGACAGCGCGCGGGCCTTCGCCGAACGGAACGGGTTCCGCTTTCCGCAGGTGATGGACCCGGCCTGTGCGATCGCACAGGCGTTGGAGGCGGTGGTCACCCCCGAGGCGTTCCTCCTGGCGGCGGACGGCTCGGTGCTGTACCGGGGCGCCATCGACGATCGCGCACAGCGGGCCGGGCGCAAGAAGCCCGAGGCCACCCACCACCATCTGCGCGATGCGCTCGCGGCCGTGCGGCGGGGTGGACGTCCTGCCGTGGCCCATGTGCGGGCCGTCGGTTGTTTCCTGGAGTGCATGGACGCGCAGGAACCATGA
- a CDS encoding T9SS type A sorting domain-containing protein — MKTTQALALSMALGSLSSMAQSFDHLDANMVRARFTAHGMIGLDRSVGEPDFEVPVGSGAHALFAASMWVGGYDTLGSLHLAGLLFDQNGLPDYAPGPLTTDGSASITPAVSAQYDQVFKIKAVDVALHQAYYDCLNTPGCDVNVQFPGYVIPQSFIDWPGNGDTLAGQAARLAPFIDLDGDGLYEPIAGDAPCIHGDEALYFMFNDMLNPHGTGGAPLGIEVHAMPFAFYSTDDAIAHTLFIKYRLINRSDDPYEMVRIGLFTDYDLGYGRDDYVGSDPGRNLGYVYNADTLDETTSTYTGYGSMPPAFGTTQLKGPFLEPDGFDDPEGPGIPAFNGSGFGDLVVDNERHGVAYMTYFSNDATARGNPNTAEQFFGYLSGYWRDGTPLFHGGTGHYSDPEATTVPARFAFPSSEDPLGAGTGGQVMAPWAEHSSGNQPWDRRMVMSAGPVELDAGEEIELVYAFVFARPGSNGLMSSVLRLQERVDSVQAFYNDLPEACNGAGSQVGLEEHTDRGPVVFPVPAEDRLTLRLEVPGPVELVVYDMLGVECLRGRDTGDLIQIDLSELGQGSYLLHVAQGEVSHVVPFMKITTR; from the coding sequence ATGAAGACAACGCAGGCTTTGGCTTTATCAATGGCCCTGGGCTCTCTATCGTCCATGGCGCAGAGCTTCGATCACTTGGATGCGAACATGGTCCGGGCCCGATTCACGGCCCATGGCATGATCGGGCTTGATCGGAGCGTTGGCGAGCCGGATTTTGAGGTGCCCGTTGGAAGCGGGGCCCATGCGTTGTTCGCAGCCTCAATGTGGGTGGGTGGGTACGATACGCTTGGCAGCTTGCATCTTGCTGGCCTGCTGTTCGACCAGAACGGGCTGCCCGACTACGCCCCAGGACCGCTTACAACGGACGGCAGCGCATCGATCACTCCGGCCGTGTCAGCCCAGTATGATCAAGTGTTCAAGATCAAGGCTGTGGATGTTGCCCTGCACCAGGCCTACTACGATTGTTTGAACACGCCAGGATGCGATGTCAATGTTCAGTTCCCCGGGTATGTGATACCCCAAAGCTTCATTGACTGGCCAGGGAACGGTGACACCTTGGCTGGTCAGGCCGCCCGGTTGGCGCCATTCATCGATCTTGATGGTGACGGGCTGTATGAGCCAATCGCCGGTGATGCACCGTGCATCCACGGTGATGAAGCACTCTATTTCATGTTCAATGACATGCTGAACCCCCATGGCACGGGCGGTGCTCCCCTTGGTATCGAGGTCCATGCCATGCCCTTCGCATTCTATTCCACCGACGACGCGATCGCGCACACCCTCTTCATCAAATACCGGCTCATCAATCGAAGCGATGACCCCTATGAAATGGTCCGCATTGGTCTGTTCACCGACTATGACCTTGGATATGGTCGTGATGACTACGTGGGCTCTGATCCCGGAAGGAATCTCGGCTACGTGTACAACGCGGATACGCTGGATGAAACGACATCAACCTATACCGGATATGGGTCGATGCCACCCGCTTTTGGGACAACGCAGCTCAAAGGTCCGTTCCTGGAGCCTGATGGGTTTGACGATCCCGAAGGACCGGGTATACCCGCTTTCAATGGCTCTGGTTTTGGTGACCTGGTGGTCGACAATGAACGTCATGGTGTCGCGTACATGACCTACTTCAGCAATGACGCCACCGCCCGAGGCAATCCGAATACAGCCGAACAGTTCTTCGGTTATCTGAGCGGGTACTGGCGCGACGGAACACCGCTCTTCCATGGAGGCACTGGGCATTACTCCGATCCCGAGGCCACGACCGTTCCAGCGCGCTTTGCATTTCCAAGTTCTGAAGACCCACTTGGAGCGGGAACAGGTGGTCAGGTGATGGCTCCATGGGCGGAGCATTCATCAGGCAATCAACCGTGGGATAGGCGGATGGTCATGTCGGCCGGACCCGTGGAGCTGGATGCCGGAGAGGAGATCGAACTTGTCTACGCGTTCGTGTTCGCCCGCCCAGGATCCAATGGGCTGATGAGCAGCGTTCTGCGGCTACAGGAAAGGGTGGATTCGGTACAGGCTTTTTACAATGATCTGCCGGAGGCGTGCAACGGAGCGGGATCTCAGGTGGGTTTGGAGGAACACACAGACCGTGGACCTGTCGTATTTCCCGTTCCGGCCGAAGATCGTCTGACCTTAAGGCTTGAGGTCCCGGGTCCAGTGGAATTGGTCGTGTACGATATGCTCGGCGTGGAGTGCTTGAGAGGGCGCGATACCGGGGATCTGATCCAGATCGACCTTTCGGAGCTTGGTCAAGGCTCGTATCTGTTGCATGTTGCTCAAGGCGAGGTGAGCCATGTTGTTCCGTTCATGAAGATCACGACCAGATAG
- a CDS encoding DUF4230 domain-containing protein: MKRTTGLLLLLGVALLVFFITREVYRPAPPAEEVSSTVLLERIRPVLKLVTVEGDLSEVFTYSDNSAAWFDWSRDLGWNRKQAILLVKARASVGYDLEGLGLTFDEATRTVRLTDLGTPKLLSLEHDVKYFDLEEGAFAEFSAADHTRMQAQAKARIEQRLPQSGLFEAAAGQKNEFLAVLRAVVENGGWTFVEGDGAKPLSR; encoded by the coding sequence ATGAAACGCACCACCGGTCTCCTGCTCCTGCTGGGCGTGGCCCTGCTGGTCTTCTTCATCACCCGCGAGGTGTACCGGCCCGCGCCACCGGCCGAGGAGGTGTCGAGCACCGTCCTGCTGGAGCGCATCCGCCCGGTGCTGAAGCTGGTGACGGTGGAAGGCGACCTCAGCGAGGTGTTCACGTACAGTGACAACAGCGCCGCCTGGTTCGACTGGTCCAGGGACCTGGGCTGGAACCGCAAGCAGGCCATCCTGCTGGTGAAGGCCCGCGCCTCGGTGGGCTACGACCTCGAGGGCCTGGGGCTCACCTTCGATGAGGCCACGCGCACCGTTCGCCTCACCGACCTGGGCACACCGAAGCTGCTGTCCCTGGAGCACGATGTGAAGTACTTCGACCTCGAGGAGGGCGCCTTCGCCGAGTTCAGCGCGGCGGACCACACGCGCATGCAGGCGCAGGCCAAGGCCCGCATCGAGCAACGCCTGCCGCAGAGCGGTCTGTTCGAGGCCGCCGCCGGACAGAAGAACGAGTTCCTCGCGGTGCTGCGCGCCGTGGTGGAGAACGGGGGATGGACCTTCGTGGAGGGGGATGGCGCCAAGCCCCTGAGCAGGTGA
- the ispG gene encoding (E)-4-hydroxy-3-methylbut-2-enyl-diphosphate synthase, which translates to MSTATLSARHYCPSLTRYERWRTRAVRIGDIGIGGDHPIRVQSMTTTDTMDTAATVAQSIRMIEAGCELVRITAPSKKEAENLAEIRRQLRAAGFSTPLVADIHFTPNAAEIAARIVEKVRVNPGNYADKKRFDVREYTDAEYQEELDRIRDRFTPLVRICKEHGTAMRIGTNHGSLSDRILNRYGDTPLGMVESAMEFLRICRDEDYHEIVLSMKASNPQVMVQAYRLLVNHMLREGMNYPLHLGVTEAGDGEDGRVKSAVGIGALLEDGLGDTIRVSLTEEPEAEIPVAKALADRYSARRGHDPIPEVHHVPIDPFSHARRHTREVLNIGARHVPVVIADLSTKKKISPATLFPWGYHYSVPLDKWNLTDQACDYLFLGDHHLDFEIPGTLGVVQEHATWLKDRHKPRHYPLVTAADLLANVPVNHDLNFVYATLKDLTPELIEALDEDESCVLLLDTLNEHGYAEQRAAFFRLMEAQCEVPVIIGRDYVNLDPEHLMLHASTDMGALLLDGLGDGVMICPENSGGDELVDRTAFGILQATRTRISKTEYISCPSCGRTLFDLQETTAKIRARTSHLKGVKIGIMGCIVNGPGEMADADFGYVGTGPGVITLYREKEVVKRNVPSEKAVDELIGLIKEHGMWVEPA; encoded by the coding sequence ATGAGCACGGCCACCCTTTCCGCGCGGCACTACTGCCCCTCGCTCACCCGCTACGAACGCTGGCGGACACGGGCGGTGCGCATCGGTGACATCGGCATCGGCGGCGACCATCCCATCCGGGTGCAGAGCATGACCACCACGGACACGATGGACACTGCGGCCACCGTGGCGCAGAGCATCCGCATGATCGAGGCCGGCTGCGAACTGGTGCGCATCACCGCGCCCTCGAAGAAGGAGGCCGAGAACCTCGCCGAGATCCGCCGGCAGCTGCGCGCCGCCGGCTTCAGCACACCGCTGGTGGCCGACATCCACTTCACGCCCAACGCGGCCGAGATCGCGGCCCGCATCGTGGAGAAGGTGCGGGTGAACCCCGGCAACTACGCCGACAAGAAGCGGTTTGACGTGCGTGAGTACACCGATGCGGAGTACCAGGAGGAGCTCGACCGCATCCGCGACCGCTTCACTCCGCTGGTGCGCATCTGCAAGGAGCACGGCACGGCCATGCGCATCGGCACCAACCACGGCAGCCTCAGCGACCGCATCCTCAATCGCTACGGCGACACGCCGCTCGGCATGGTGGAGAGCGCCATGGAGTTCCTGCGCATCTGCCGCGACGAGGACTACCACGAGATCGTGCTGAGCATGAAGGCCAGCAATCCGCAGGTGATGGTGCAGGCCTATCGGCTGCTGGTGAACCACATGCTGCGCGAGGGCATGAACTACCCGCTGCACCTGGGCGTCACCGAGGCCGGCGACGGCGAGGACGGCCGCGTGAAGAGCGCCGTGGGCATCGGTGCGCTGCTGGAGGACGGGCTGGGCGACACCATCCGGGTGAGCCTCACCGAGGAGCCCGAGGCCGAGATCCCCGTGGCCAAGGCCCTGGCCGACCGCTACAGCGCGCGCCGCGGGCACGACCCGATCCCCGAGGTGCACCATGTGCCCATCGACCCCTTCAGCCACGCCCGCCGGCATACCCGCGAGGTGCTCAACATCGGTGCGCGGCACGTGCCCGTGGTCATCGCCGACCTCAGCACCAAGAAGAAGATCAGCCCCGCCACCCTCTTCCCCTGGGGCTACCACTACAGCGTGCCGCTGGACAAGTGGAACCTCACCGACCAGGCCTGCGACTACCTCTTCCTCGGCGACCACCACCTGGACTTCGAGATCCCCGGCACGCTGGGCGTGGTGCAGGAGCACGCCACCTGGCTGAAGGACCGCCACAAGCCGCGCCACTACCCGCTGGTGACCGCCGCCGACCTGCTGGCCAACGTGCCCGTGAACCACGACCTCAACTTCGTGTACGCCACGCTGAAGGACCTGACGCCCGAGCTCATTGAAGCGCTGGACGAGGATGAGAGCTGTGTGCTGCTGCTCGACACGCTGAACGAGCATGGCTACGCCGAACAGCGTGCCGCCTTCTTCCGCTTGATGGAGGCCCAGTGCGAGGTGCCCGTGATCATCGGACGCGACTATGTGAACCTCGACCCCGAACACCTGATGCTGCATGCCAGCACGGATATGGGCGCACTCTTGCTCGATGGCCTGGGCGATGGGGTGATGATCTGCCCTGAGAACAGCGGCGGCGACGAGCTGGTGGACCGCACCGCCTTCGGCATCCTGCAGGCCACGCGCACCCGCATCAGCAAGACCGAGTACATCAGCTGTCCCAGCTGCGGGCGCACCCTCTTCGACCTGCAGGAGACCACGGCCAAGATCCGTGCGCGGACCAGCCACCTGAAGGGTGTCAAGATCGGCATCATGGGCTGCATCGTGAACGGCCCGGGCGAGATGGCCGATGCCGACTTCGGCTACGTGGGTACCGGCCCCGGTGTGATCACCCTGTATCGCGAGAAGGAGGTGGTGAAGCGCAATGTGCCCAGCGAAAAGGCCGTGGACGAGCTGATCGGCCTGATCAAGGAGCATGGGATGTGGGTGGAGCCCGCCTGA
- a CDS encoding chromophore lyase CpcT/CpeT: MRLLPFSIALVAALAQLSASAQRTRALEQLAMTMAGSYTSAAQAQADTSYFEIELEMVRIWPKRRDGAWFYVEQATASSKGKPYRQRIYRLSEVNDSTFTSEIFSIRGGERHFGAYADAARLALLSPDSLSLLEGCAITLHRRGGTYIGSTHERDCPNQRSGATYATSEVTLLPDRMISWDRGYNAAGAQVWGAEKGGYVFIKRR, translated from the coding sequence ATGCGCCTTCTTCCATTCTCCATCGCCTTGGTCGCCGCCCTGGCACAGCTGTCCGCGAGCGCCCAGCGCACCCGCGCCCTCGAACAACTGGCCATGACCATGGCCGGTTCCTACACCAGCGCCGCACAGGCGCAGGCCGACACCAGCTACTTCGAGATCGAACTGGAGATGGTGCGCATCTGGCCCAAGCGCAGGGACGGCGCATGGTTCTACGTGGAGCAGGCCACGGCCAGCAGCAAGGGCAAGCCCTACCGCCAGCGGATCTACCGGTTGAGCGAGGTGAACGACAGCACCTTCACCAGCGAGATCTTCAGCATCCGCGGTGGGGAGCGCCACTTCGGTGCCTATGCCGACGCGGCCAGGCTCGCCCTCCTCTCCCCGGACTCCCTGAGCCTGCTGGAGGGCTGCGCCATCACCCTGCATCGCCGGGGCGGCACCTACATCGGCAGCACCCACGAGCGCGACTGCCCCAACCAACGCAGCGGTGCCACCTACGCCACCAGCGAGGTCACCCTGCTGCCCGACCGCATGATCAGCTGGGACCGGGGCTACAACGCCGCTGGTGCGCAGGTGTGGGGCGCGGAGAAGGGCGGCTACGTCTTCATCAAGCGGCGCTAG
- a CDS encoding PorP/SprF family type IX secretion system membrane protein yields MSRTTHLALGLGALLFCGAHGSAQDVHFSQFFDAPLVLNPAVAGDIEGDQRVALFHRTQWQSVGSPFRTHALSYDVPVFRGRMRGRYLGVGVHAFSDRAGSTRFGDTQGNLSVSYALRSGERTLIALGLQGGYGQRSAVLNGMRWDSQYNGAGYDPSLPSGETAASSTSAFIDLGAGLLCRGETIGGLQWSSGLAVMHLNQPGISLFGSAEDRLLRRYTAHAELRISGDRWTWMPKVYVSQQGAAREVIFGTLMHRRIGQDSRYTTDKTTSAFHLGLFYRWNDAVVPMLRFEHRRKLAIGLSYDINVSRLRSSTHLRGGMEISLQWVGAFSDQRRVLPKGRAN; encoded by the coding sequence ATGAGCCGCACCACGCACCTCGCCCTGGGCCTTGGCGCCCTCCTGTTCTGCGGGGCACACGGGAGCGCGCAGGACGTGCATTTCAGTCAGTTCTTCGATGCCCCCCTGGTGTTGAACCCGGCCGTGGCGGGCGACATCGAGGGCGATCAACGCGTGGCACTGTTCCACCGCACCCAATGGCAGAGCGTGGGCAGCCCCTTCCGCACGCATGCGCTGAGCTATGATGTGCCTGTGTTCCGTGGCCGCATGCGCGGCCGCTATCTGGGTGTGGGCGTGCATGCCTTCAGTGACCGCGCGGGCAGCACCCGGTTCGGCGACACGCAGGGCAACCTCAGCGTATCCTATGCCTTGCGCAGCGGTGAGCGCACCTTGATCGCGTTGGGGCTGCAGGGCGGCTACGGACAGCGGAGCGCCGTGCTGAACGGCATGCGCTGGGACAGCCAGTACAACGGGGCGGGCTACGACCCCTCGCTGCCCAGCGGCGAAACGGCGGCCTCGAGCACCAGCGCGTTCATCGACCTGGGGGCGGGTCTGCTCTGCCGGGGTGAGACCATCGGCGGGTTGCAGTGGAGCTCGGGTCTGGCGGTGATGCACCTCAACCAGCCCGGCATCTCCCTCTTTGGTTCGGCGGAGGACCGCTTGTTGCGGCGCTACACGGCGCACGCGGAACTCCGCATCAGCGGTGACCGCTGGACCTGGATGCCCAAGGTGTACGTATCGCAACAGGGCGCTGCGCGCGAGGTCATCTTCGGCACCTTGATGCACCGCCGCATCGGCCAGGACTCGCGCTACACCACCGACAAGACAACCAGCGCCTTCCACCTCGGGCTGTTCTACCGCTGGAACGACGCGGTGGTGCCGATGCTGCGCTTTGAGCATCGCCGCAAGCTGGCCATCGGGCTCAGCTACGACATCAACGTGAGCCGGTTGCGCAGCAGCACGCACCTGCGCGGGGGCATGGAGATCAGCCTGCAGTGGGTGGGTGCGTTCAGCGACCAGCGGCGGGTGCTGCCCAAGGGGAGGGCGAACTAG